The proteins below are encoded in one region of Ammospiza nelsoni isolate bAmmNel1 chromosome 23, bAmmNel1.pri, whole genome shotgun sequence:
- the ZC3H11A gene encoding zinc finger CCCH domain-containing protein 11A isoform X3, translated as MEIDKKRSEIACYWENQPGGCQKHNCAFHHTKGRYVDGLFLPPSKTTLASPPEAAEDEVKLVQLQQNKLSVQSNPSPQLRGVMKVENSENVPSPTHPPVVINAADDDEDDDDQLSEEGEETKTPVQPPAPESHNGLRVISTRKPNPSAKQDDNLNFGIKTLEEIKLKKLKEKAKKQGEGPSGVAVDPLQARNIPVPEKENVRTVLRTVTLSSKEGEDPVIQLNLPDRLAKRKTLMGGKTFLPLRRSVADRLGRKAELQHSSEKAPRRGTVQVLKSLKERLGLPSEQSSTETDKAAKPIEEIRVKTLEEIRLERAKQRRAGEPPAKIPAEGRKTEETNSAAKPSPAARSKSLMGALVEKNHKRLGEEKEKAEELSSRARSEGDARKQNIPAPAAGRVQLAEAGRARGAAEVRIKTLEEIKREKALRLQQSGENVPAAPGPAEAAGRGRKLLRVTKLLAPGREEKMIVELNKPSPKSGSAAAENSGNSGIQVKSLEEIMWEKRQQKQRQEEKLQQGAGANPAEIQEKTQEKNQEKTSGSGSPEAAVGSAQLGRRRGGKTPEDGAGSPEKEPGKKGAQLPERRGRAKSRLSLKPLDAKAPPKQPLKRKGPEGHPPAVVAVKPLSATSGHTQGSPAKVVPPSSEDSLDSNPRRKNSQNSPELQPGTQGDSMAQSEVSGSSSSSSSSTSSSSSSSSLEAPLKLRRLSSAGGAKAALSVEDDFEKLIWEISGGKLEAEIDLDPGKDEDALLLELSEMIDS; from the exons ATGGAGATCGAT AAAAAACGCAGTGAGATCGCCTGTTACTGGGAGAACCAACCTGGGGGCTGCCAGAAGCACAACTGTGCCTTCCACCACACCAAGGGCAGATACGTGGATGGGCTCTTCCTTCCCCCCAGCAAAA ccaCCCTTGCCAGCCCCCCAGAGGCCGCAGAGGACGAGGTGAAGttggtgcagctgcagcagaacaaacTCTCCGTGCAGTCCAACCCCTCCCCTCAGCTCAGGGGGGTGATGAAAGTGGAGAATTCTGAGAATGTGCCCAGCCCCACCCACCCCCCCGTGGTCATCAACGCTGctgatgatgatgaggatgatgatg accAACTTTctgaagaaggagaagaaaccaaaaccccagtgcagcccccagccccagagagcCACAATGGGCTGAGGGTGATTTCCACCAGGAAACCCAACCCCAGTGCAAAGCAAG aTGACAACTTAAATTTTGGAATCAAAACCTTGGAAGAGATCAAACTGAAAAAActcaaggaaaaagccaaaaaacaaGGTG AAGGTCCTTCAGGAGTGGCTGTGGATCCTCTCCAAGCCAGGAACATTCctgtgccagagaaggaaaatgtcaGGACAGTGCTGAGAACTGTGACCCTCTCCTCCAAGGAag ggGAGGACCCTGTGATCCAGCTGAACCTTCCTGACAGACTGGCGAAAAGGAAAACCCTCATGG GTGGGAAGACGTTCCTGCCCCTGAGGAGGAGCGTGGCAGACAGGCTGgggaggaaggcagagctgcagcacagctctgagaagGCCCCGAGGAGAGGCACAG TTCAAGTCCTGAAGTCCTTGAaggagaggctggggctgccctctgagcagagcagcactgagacag ACAAAGCTGCCAAACCCATCGAGGAGATCAGAGTGAAAACCCTGGAGGAAATCCGCCTGGAGAGAGCCAAGCAGAGGAGGGCAGGAGAACCCCCAGCCAAAAtcccagcagaaggaaggaaaaccgAAGAAACAAATTCAGCAGCAAAACCTTCCCCTGCTGCTCGCAGCAAATCCCTGATGGGAGCCTTGGTggagaaaaaccacaaaaggttgggagaggagaaggaaaaagctgaggagttgagcagcagggccaggagtgaGGGAGATGCCAGGAAACAGAAcattcctgccccagctgctggcagggtgcagctggcagaggctggcagagccaggggagctgcagaAGTTCGGATCAAAACCCTGGAGGAGATCAAGAGGGAGAAGGcgctgaggctgcagcagagcgGGGAGAACGTCCCGGCTGCCCCCGGCCCTGCCGAGGCTGCTGGGAGGGGCAGGAAACTGCTGAGGGTCACCAAGCTGCTGG CAcctggaagagaagaaaaaatgatCGTGGAGCTGAACAAACCTTCCCCTAAAAGTGGCTCTGCCGCTGCTGAG AATTCAGGGAACTCTGGAATTCAGGTGAAGAGCCTGGAGGAAATCATGTGGGAGAAGCGGCAGCAGAAACAGCggcaggaggagaagctgcagcagggagctggggcaaATCCAGctgaaatccaggaaaaaacccaggagaaaaaccaggAGAAAACCTCAGGATCAGGGAGCCCCgaggctgctgtgggctcagcccagctgggcaggaggagaggaggaaaaaccccCGAGGATGGAGCAGGAAGCCCAGAGAAGGAGCCGGGGAAAAAGGGAGCTCAGCTGCCcgagaggagaggcagag cCAAGTCCAGGCTGTCCCTGAAGCCTCTGGATGCCAAAGCCCCTCCCAAGCAGCCCCTGAAGAGGAAGGGCCCCGAGGGCCACCCCCCTGCTGTGGTGGCAGTGAAGCCACTCAGTGCCACCAGCGGGCACACCCAGGGGTCCCCAGCCAAG GTTGTTCCCCCTTCTTCTGAGGACAGCCTGGACTCCAACCCTCGGAGGAAGAATTCCCAGAACAG ccctgagctgcagcctggcacccAGGGCGATTCCATGGCACAGTCAGAGGTGTCTGgatcttcctcctcatcctcctcatccacatcttcctcctcctcctcctcctccttggaGGCTCCCCTGAAGCTGCGGCGCCTGAGCTCGGCCGGCGGCGCCAAGGCCGCGCTGTCGGTGGAGGACGACTTTGAGAAACTCATCTGGGAAATCTCTGGGGGAAAACTGGAGGCAGAAATCGACCTGGATCCAGGCAAGGATGAGGATGCTCTCCTGCTGGAACTGTCTGAGATGATTGACAGCTGA
- the ZC3H11A gene encoding zinc finger CCCH domain-containing protein 11A isoform X1 has translation MSSQGDDCYFYFYSTCTKGDSCSFRHCEAALGSETVCTLWQEGRCFRNVCRFRHMEIDKKRSEIACYWENQPGGCQKHNCAFHHTKGRYVDGLFLPPSKTTLASPPEAAEDEVKLVQLQQNKLSVQSNPSPQLRGVMKVENSENVPSPTHPPVVINAADDDEDDDDQLSEEGEETKTPVQPPAPESHNGLRVISTRKPNPSAKQDDNLNFGIKTLEEIKLKKLKEKAKKQGEGPSGVAVDPLQARNIPVPEKENVRTVLRTVTLSSKEGEDPVIQLNLPDRLAKRKTLMGGKTFLPLRRSVADRLGRKAELQHSSEKAPRRGTVQVLKSLKERLGLPSEQSSTETDKAAKPIEEIRVKTLEEIRLERAKQRRAGEPPAKIPAEGRKTEETNSAAKPSPAARSKSLMGALVEKNHKRLGEEKEKAEELSSRARSEGDARKQNIPAPAAGRVQLAEAGRARGAAEVRIKTLEEIKREKALRLQQSGENVPAAPGPAEAAGRGRKLLRVTKLLAPGREEKMIVELNKPSPKSGSAAAENSGNSGIQVKSLEEIMWEKRQQKQRQEEKLQQGAGANPAEIQEKTQEKNQEKTSGSGSPEAAVGSAQLGRRRGGKTPEDGAGSPEKEPGKKGAQLPERRGRAKSRLSLKPLDAKAPPKQPLKRKGPEGHPPAVVAVKPLSATSGHTQGSPAKVVPPSSEDSLDSNPRRKNSQNSPELQPGTQGDSMAQSEVSGSSSSSSSSTSSSSSSSSLEAPLKLRRLSSAGGAKAALSVEDDFEKLIWEISGGKLEAEIDLDPGKDEDALLLELSEMIDS, from the exons AAAAAACGCAGTGAGATCGCCTGTTACTGGGAGAACCAACCTGGGGGCTGCCAGAAGCACAACTGTGCCTTCCACCACACCAAGGGCAGATACGTGGATGGGCTCTTCCTTCCCCCCAGCAAAA ccaCCCTTGCCAGCCCCCCAGAGGCCGCAGAGGACGAGGTGAAGttggtgcagctgcagcagaacaaacTCTCCGTGCAGTCCAACCCCTCCCCTCAGCTCAGGGGGGTGATGAAAGTGGAGAATTCTGAGAATGTGCCCAGCCCCACCCACCCCCCCGTGGTCATCAACGCTGctgatgatgatgaggatgatgatg accAACTTTctgaagaaggagaagaaaccaaaaccccagtgcagcccccagccccagagagcCACAATGGGCTGAGGGTGATTTCCACCAGGAAACCCAACCCCAGTGCAAAGCAAG aTGACAACTTAAATTTTGGAATCAAAACCTTGGAAGAGATCAAACTGAAAAAActcaaggaaaaagccaaaaaacaaGGTG AAGGTCCTTCAGGAGTGGCTGTGGATCCTCTCCAAGCCAGGAACATTCctgtgccagagaaggaaaatgtcaGGACAGTGCTGAGAACTGTGACCCTCTCCTCCAAGGAag ggGAGGACCCTGTGATCCAGCTGAACCTTCCTGACAGACTGGCGAAAAGGAAAACCCTCATGG GTGGGAAGACGTTCCTGCCCCTGAGGAGGAGCGTGGCAGACAGGCTGgggaggaaggcagagctgcagcacagctctgagaagGCCCCGAGGAGAGGCACAG TTCAAGTCCTGAAGTCCTTGAaggagaggctggggctgccctctgagcagagcagcactgagacag ACAAAGCTGCCAAACCCATCGAGGAGATCAGAGTGAAAACCCTGGAGGAAATCCGCCTGGAGAGAGCCAAGCAGAGGAGGGCAGGAGAACCCCCAGCCAAAAtcccagcagaaggaaggaaaaccgAAGAAACAAATTCAGCAGCAAAACCTTCCCCTGCTGCTCGCAGCAAATCCCTGATGGGAGCCTTGGTggagaaaaaccacaaaaggttgggagaggagaaggaaaaagctgaggagttgagcagcagggccaggagtgaGGGAGATGCCAGGAAACAGAAcattcctgccccagctgctggcagggtgcagctggcagaggctggcagagccaggggagctgcagaAGTTCGGATCAAAACCCTGGAGGAGATCAAGAGGGAGAAGGcgctgaggctgcagcagagcgGGGAGAACGTCCCGGCTGCCCCCGGCCCTGCCGAGGCTGCTGGGAGGGGCAGGAAACTGCTGAGGGTCACCAAGCTGCTGG CAcctggaagagaagaaaaaatgatCGTGGAGCTGAACAAACCTTCCCCTAAAAGTGGCTCTGCCGCTGCTGAG AATTCAGGGAACTCTGGAATTCAGGTGAAGAGCCTGGAGGAAATCATGTGGGAGAAGCGGCAGCAGAAACAGCggcaggaggagaagctgcagcagggagctggggcaaATCCAGctgaaatccaggaaaaaacccaggagaaaaaccaggAGAAAACCTCAGGATCAGGGAGCCCCgaggctgctgtgggctcagcccagctgggcaggaggagaggaggaaaaaccccCGAGGATGGAGCAGGAAGCCCAGAGAAGGAGCCGGGGAAAAAGGGAGCTCAGCTGCCcgagaggagaggcagag cCAAGTCCAGGCTGTCCCTGAAGCCTCTGGATGCCAAAGCCCCTCCCAAGCAGCCCCTGAAGAGGAAGGGCCCCGAGGGCCACCCCCCTGCTGTGGTGGCAGTGAAGCCACTCAGTGCCACCAGCGGGCACACCCAGGGGTCCCCAGCCAAG GTTGTTCCCCCTTCTTCTGAGGACAGCCTGGACTCCAACCCTCGGAGGAAGAATTCCCAGAACAG ccctgagctgcagcctggcacccAGGGCGATTCCATGGCACAGTCAGAGGTGTCTGgatcttcctcctcatcctcctcatccacatcttcctcctcctcctcctcctccttggaGGCTCCCCTGAAGCTGCGGCGCCTGAGCTCGGCCGGCGGCGCCAAGGCCGCGCTGTCGGTGGAGGACGACTTTGAGAAACTCATCTGGGAAATCTCTGGGGGAAAACTGGAGGCAGAAATCGACCTGGATCCAGGCAAGGATGAGGATGCTCTCCTGCTGGAACTGTCTGAGATGATTGACAGCTGA
- the ZC3H11A gene encoding zinc finger CCCH domain-containing protein 11A isoform X2, giving the protein MSSQGDDCYFYFYSTCTKGDSCSFRHCEAALGSETVCTLWQEGRCFRNVCRFRHMEIDKKRSEIACYWENQPGGCQKHNCAFHHTKGRYVDGLFLPPSKTTLASPPEAAEDEVKLVQLQQNKLSVQSNPSPQLRGVMKVENSENVPSPTHPPVVINAADDDEDDDDQLSEEGEETKTPVQPPAPESHNGLRVISTRKPNPSAKQDDNLNFGIKTLEEIKLKKLKEKAKKQEGPSGVAVDPLQARNIPVPEKENVRTVLRTVTLSSKEGEDPVIQLNLPDRLAKRKTLMGGKTFLPLRRSVADRLGRKAELQHSSEKAPRRGTVQVLKSLKERLGLPSEQSSTETDKAAKPIEEIRVKTLEEIRLERAKQRRAGEPPAKIPAEGRKTEETNSAAKPSPAARSKSLMGALVEKNHKRLGEEKEKAEELSSRARSEGDARKQNIPAPAAGRVQLAEAGRARGAAEVRIKTLEEIKREKALRLQQSGENVPAAPGPAEAAGRGRKLLRVTKLLAPGREEKMIVELNKPSPKSGSAAAENSGNSGIQVKSLEEIMWEKRQQKQRQEEKLQQGAGANPAEIQEKTQEKNQEKTSGSGSPEAAVGSAQLGRRRGGKTPEDGAGSPEKEPGKKGAQLPERRGRAKSRLSLKPLDAKAPPKQPLKRKGPEGHPPAVVAVKPLSATSGHTQGSPAKVVPPSSEDSLDSNPRRKNSQNSPELQPGTQGDSMAQSEVSGSSSSSSSSTSSSSSSSSLEAPLKLRRLSSAGGAKAALSVEDDFEKLIWEISGGKLEAEIDLDPGKDEDALLLELSEMIDS; this is encoded by the exons AAAAAACGCAGTGAGATCGCCTGTTACTGGGAGAACCAACCTGGGGGCTGCCAGAAGCACAACTGTGCCTTCCACCACACCAAGGGCAGATACGTGGATGGGCTCTTCCTTCCCCCCAGCAAAA ccaCCCTTGCCAGCCCCCCAGAGGCCGCAGAGGACGAGGTGAAGttggtgcagctgcagcagaacaaacTCTCCGTGCAGTCCAACCCCTCCCCTCAGCTCAGGGGGGTGATGAAAGTGGAGAATTCTGAGAATGTGCCCAGCCCCACCCACCCCCCCGTGGTCATCAACGCTGctgatgatgatgaggatgatgatg accAACTTTctgaagaaggagaagaaaccaaaaccccagtgcagcccccagccccagagagcCACAATGGGCTGAGGGTGATTTCCACCAGGAAACCCAACCCCAGTGCAAAGCAAG aTGACAACTTAAATTTTGGAATCAAAACCTTGGAAGAGATCAAACTGAAAAAActcaaggaaaaagccaaaaaacaaG AAGGTCCTTCAGGAGTGGCTGTGGATCCTCTCCAAGCCAGGAACATTCctgtgccagagaaggaaaatgtcaGGACAGTGCTGAGAACTGTGACCCTCTCCTCCAAGGAag ggGAGGACCCTGTGATCCAGCTGAACCTTCCTGACAGACTGGCGAAAAGGAAAACCCTCATGG GTGGGAAGACGTTCCTGCCCCTGAGGAGGAGCGTGGCAGACAGGCTGgggaggaaggcagagctgcagcacagctctgagaagGCCCCGAGGAGAGGCACAG TTCAAGTCCTGAAGTCCTTGAaggagaggctggggctgccctctgagcagagcagcactgagacag ACAAAGCTGCCAAACCCATCGAGGAGATCAGAGTGAAAACCCTGGAGGAAATCCGCCTGGAGAGAGCCAAGCAGAGGAGGGCAGGAGAACCCCCAGCCAAAAtcccagcagaaggaaggaaaaccgAAGAAACAAATTCAGCAGCAAAACCTTCCCCTGCTGCTCGCAGCAAATCCCTGATGGGAGCCTTGGTggagaaaaaccacaaaaggttgggagaggagaaggaaaaagctgaggagttgagcagcagggccaggagtgaGGGAGATGCCAGGAAACAGAAcattcctgccccagctgctggcagggtgcagctggcagaggctggcagagccaggggagctgcagaAGTTCGGATCAAAACCCTGGAGGAGATCAAGAGGGAGAAGGcgctgaggctgcagcagagcgGGGAGAACGTCCCGGCTGCCCCCGGCCCTGCCGAGGCTGCTGGGAGGGGCAGGAAACTGCTGAGGGTCACCAAGCTGCTGG CAcctggaagagaagaaaaaatgatCGTGGAGCTGAACAAACCTTCCCCTAAAAGTGGCTCTGCCGCTGCTGAG AATTCAGGGAACTCTGGAATTCAGGTGAAGAGCCTGGAGGAAATCATGTGGGAGAAGCGGCAGCAGAAACAGCggcaggaggagaagctgcagcagggagctggggcaaATCCAGctgaaatccaggaaaaaacccaggagaaaaaccaggAGAAAACCTCAGGATCAGGGAGCCCCgaggctgctgtgggctcagcccagctgggcaggaggagaggaggaaaaaccccCGAGGATGGAGCAGGAAGCCCAGAGAAGGAGCCGGGGAAAAAGGGAGCTCAGCTGCCcgagaggagaggcagag cCAAGTCCAGGCTGTCCCTGAAGCCTCTGGATGCCAAAGCCCCTCCCAAGCAGCCCCTGAAGAGGAAGGGCCCCGAGGGCCACCCCCCTGCTGTGGTGGCAGTGAAGCCACTCAGTGCCACCAGCGGGCACACCCAGGGGTCCCCAGCCAAG GTTGTTCCCCCTTCTTCTGAGGACAGCCTGGACTCCAACCCTCGGAGGAAGAATTCCCAGAACAG ccctgagctgcagcctggcacccAGGGCGATTCCATGGCACAGTCAGAGGTGTCTGgatcttcctcctcatcctcctcatccacatcttcctcctcctcctcctcctccttggaGGCTCCCCTGAAGCTGCGGCGCCTGAGCTCGGCCGGCGGCGCCAAGGCCGCGCTGTCGGTGGAGGACGACTTTGAGAAACTCATCTGGGAAATCTCTGGGGGAAAACTGGAGGCAGAAATCGACCTGGATCCAGGCAAGGATGAGGATGCTCTCCTGCTGGAACTGTCTGAGATGATTGACAGCTGA
- the SNRPE gene encoding small nuclear ribonucleoprotein E isoform X2, with product MAYRGQGQKVQKRSRIQVWLYEQVNMRIEGCIIGFDEYMNLVLDDAEEIHSKTKSRKQLGRIMLKGDNITLLQSVSS from the exons ATGGCGTACCGCGGGCAGGGCCAGAAGGTGCAGAAG AGATCCAGGATCCAGGTGTGGCTCTACGAGCAGGTGAACATGAGGATCGAGGGCTGCATCATC ggctttgATGAGTACATGAACCTGGTGCTGGACGATGCTGAGGAAATTCACTCCAAAACCAAATCCAGGAAACAGCTGG GTCGGATCATGCTGAAGGGAGACAACATCACCCTCCTGCAGAGCGTCTCCAGTTag
- the SNRPE gene encoding small nuclear ribonucleoprotein E isoform X1: MAYRGQGQKVQKVMVQPINLIFRYLQNRSRIQVWLYEQVNMRIEGCIIGFDEYMNLVLDDAEEIHSKTKSRKQLGRIMLKGDNITLLQSVSS, translated from the exons ATGGCGTACCGCGGGCAGGGCCAGAAGGTGCAGAAGGTGATGGTGCAGCCCATC AACCTGATCTTCCGCTACCTGCAGAAC AGATCCAGGATCCAGGTGTGGCTCTACGAGCAGGTGAACATGAGGATCGAGGGCTGCATCATC ggctttgATGAGTACATGAACCTGGTGCTGGACGATGCTGAGGAAATTCACTCCAAAACCAAATCCAGGAAACAGCTGG GTCGGATCATGCTGAAGGGAGACAACATCACCCTCCTGCAGAGCGTCTCCAGTTag